From Bradyrhizobium sp. NDS-1, the proteins below share one genomic window:
- a CDS encoding NAD(P)-dependent oxidoreductase yields MRGVFVDANESLAVIMERLEQPGDPKVRINRNPDIKPEQYPEILDGAEIAIVDHTALPTEVAKKCTGLKHVVFLGTGARSYMNPEELAELGISVHLIKGYGDTAVAESAIALMWASARVIAMMDREMRAGNWLREDGMQLTGKTLGLIGFGGIAAEVARIAAGSGMKVIAWNRSPKSHPGVEFTDLDTLLAKSDVVSLHLLLNDETRGMITREKILAMKRGVIFVNTARAAIVDEAAMIDALKSGHIRHAGLDVFNTEPLPGDHPLTKIPNVTLSAHSAFRTPEASENLIEAALVHCRRIVNS; encoded by the coding sequence ATGCGCGGAGTATTCGTCGACGCCAATGAATCGCTGGCCGTCATCATGGAGCGGCTGGAGCAGCCCGGCGATCCCAAGGTGCGGATCAACCGGAATCCCGACATCAAGCCGGAGCAATATCCTGAGATTCTCGATGGGGCCGAGATCGCGATCGTCGACCACACCGCGCTGCCGACCGAGGTCGCGAAGAAGTGCACCGGACTGAAGCACGTCGTGTTCCTCGGCACCGGCGCACGCAGCTACATGAACCCGGAAGAACTCGCCGAGCTCGGCATCTCCGTGCACCTGATCAAGGGCTATGGCGACACGGCCGTGGCAGAGTCTGCAATTGCGCTGATGTGGGCCTCGGCGCGCGTCATCGCAATGATGGACCGCGAGATGCGCGCCGGCAACTGGCTGCGCGAGGATGGCATGCAGCTCACCGGCAAGACGCTCGGCCTGATCGGGTTCGGCGGCATCGCGGCAGAAGTTGCACGCATCGCGGCGGGCAGCGGCATGAAGGTGATCGCCTGGAACCGCTCGCCGAAGAGCCATCCGGGTGTGGAGTTCACCGATCTCGACACGCTGCTGGCGAAGAGCGACGTGGTGTCACTGCATCTGCTGCTCAACGACGAGACGCGCGGTATGATCACGCGCGAGAAGATCCTTGCGATGAAGCGCGGCGTCATCTTCGTCAACACCGCGCGCGCCGCGATCGTCGACGAAGCGGCGATGATCGACGCGCTGAAGTCGGGTCATATCCGTCATGCCGGTCTCGACGTCTTCAACACCGAGCCCCTGCCTGGCGATCATCCGCTGACGAAGATCCCGAACGTGACGCTGTCGGCGCACTCGGCCTTCCGGACGCCGGAGGCCAGCGAGAACCTGATTGAAGCGGCATTGGTCCACTGCCGCCGGATCGTGAATTCGTAG
- a CDS encoding bifunctional alpha/beta hydrolase/OsmC family protein, with protein MPTERFQFTGEGGHQLSAALELPDGEPATYALFAHCFTCGKDTLAAKRIAVALAAKGIAVLRFDFTGLGSSEGDFANSTFSSNVADLVRAADHLRSVRKAPSILIGHSLGGAAILAAAENIPEARAVATIAAPSDPAHVTGLFKEHLDNIRTQGEVEVSLAGRPFRIKREFLEDIAEHALMTDITGLHKALLVMHSPVDDTVGIDNATRIFVAARHPKSFVSLDHADHLLTKPADALYAADVIAAWASRYIDTAKPAKAMDLPEAPRQVVVQETRKSKFNQIITVGPHRLVADEPVAAGGEDAGPGPYDFLLAGLGACTSMTMRLYADRKSLPLERVTVALKHSKIYAKDCAECETREGMLDQIERDITMDGALDADQRKKLMEIADKCPVHRTLTSEIRIVTRAAD; from the coding sequence ATGCCGACCGAGCGCTTTCAATTCACCGGCGAAGGCGGTCATCAGCTTTCAGCCGCACTGGAATTGCCCGACGGCGAGCCCGCGACCTACGCGCTGTTTGCGCATTGCTTTACCTGCGGCAAGGACACGCTGGCGGCCAAGCGCATCGCGGTCGCGCTCGCAGCCAAGGGCATCGCGGTGCTGCGCTTCGACTTCACCGGACTCGGCTCGAGCGAAGGCGATTTCGCCAATTCGACGTTTTCTTCGAATGTCGCCGATCTGGTCCGCGCCGCCGATCATCTGCGCAGTGTCCGCAAGGCGCCGTCGATCCTGATCGGCCACAGCCTCGGCGGCGCTGCGATCCTCGCGGCCGCTGAAAATATCCCGGAAGCCAGGGCCGTCGCGACCATCGCGGCCCCATCCGACCCGGCGCATGTGACCGGCCTCTTCAAGGAGCACCTCGACAACATCCGCACGCAGGGCGAGGTCGAGGTGTCGCTCGCTGGACGCCCGTTCCGGATCAAGCGCGAATTCCTGGAGGACATCGCCGAGCACGCGCTGATGACGGATATCACCGGTCTGCACAAGGCGCTGCTGGTGATGCACTCGCCGGTCGATGACACCGTCGGCATCGACAATGCGACCAGGATCTTCGTTGCCGCCAGGCACCCCAAGAGCTTCGTCTCGCTCGACCATGCCGATCATCTGCTCACCAAGCCGGCCGATGCGCTCTATGCGGCCGATGTGATCGCGGCCTGGGCAAGCCGCTACATCGACACCGCCAAGCCCGCCAAGGCGATGGATCTGCCCGAGGCGCCGCGCCAGGTGGTGGTGCAGGAGACCCGGAAAAGCAAGTTCAACCAGATCATCACCGTCGGACCGCATCGACTGGTGGCGGACGAGCCGGTCGCCGCCGGCGGCGAGGACGCCGGTCCCGGGCCCTATGATTTCCTGCTCGCAGGCTTGGGGGCCTGCACCTCCATGACCATGCGGCTCTATGCCGACCGCAAGTCGCTGCCGCTCGAACGCGTGACCGTCGCGCTGAAGCATTCCAAGATCTACGCCAAGGACTGCGCGGAGTGCGAGACGCGCGAGGGCATGCTCGACCAGATCGAGCGCGACATCACGATGGACGGCGCTCTCGATGCCGACCAGCGCAAGAAGCTGATGGAAATCGCGGACAAATGTCCGGTGCACCGGACACTGACCTCGGAGATCCGGATCGTGACGAGGGCGGCGGACTAG
- a CDS encoding cytochrome P450: MSDVSQPVAHPPVTDWVNDFDHTDPQWTEDPFPIWDELRAASPVVHTDRFLGCYMPTTYEAVREIANDTEHFSSRRIIVRDVRPEVARNAAPPITSDPPVHKPAKQLLLPPFTPDAMKKLEPRMRAICNELIDGFIADGKVDAAARYSKYIPVRAIAHMLGIPESDSDLFIRWIHMILELGIKDESKLLQAVQEMSAYFSAHIEARKNKPTDDLDDLISYLMNARDKEGNPLEDSHVLGSLRLLLIAGIDTTWSAIGSSLWHLAKTPADRERLLAEPALIPTAVEELLRAYSPVTMAREVVKETTISGCPVKAGNMVLLSFPAANRDPKVFPDADKVVIDRRENRHAAFGLGIHRCVGSNLARMEMQVALEEWLKRIPDFALDPAGTVTWSQGTVRGPRQLPFLLGKAM; the protein is encoded by the coding sequence ATGTCCGACGTCAGCCAGCCTGTCGCCCATCCGCCGGTCACCGACTGGGTCAACGATTTCGACCACACCGACCCGCAATGGACGGAAGATCCGTTCCCGATCTGGGATGAACTGCGCGCCGCAAGCCCCGTCGTGCACACCGACCGCTTCCTCGGCTGCTACATGCCGACGACCTATGAAGCCGTGCGCGAGATCGCCAACGACACCGAGCATTTCTCCTCACGCCGCATCATCGTCCGCGACGTTCGTCCAGAGGTCGCGAGGAACGCCGCTCCGCCGATCACCTCGGATCCGCCCGTGCACAAGCCGGCCAAGCAGCTCCTGCTGCCGCCGTTCACGCCGGACGCGATGAAGAAGCTGGAGCCGCGGATGCGCGCGATCTGCAACGAGCTGATCGACGGGTTCATCGCCGACGGCAAGGTCGACGCCGCAGCACGCTACAGCAAATACATTCCGGTTCGAGCCATCGCGCATATGCTGGGCATCCCAGAGAGCGACAGCGATCTGTTCATCCGCTGGATCCACATGATCCTCGAACTCGGCATCAAGGACGAGAGCAAGCTGCTCCAGGCCGTGCAGGAGATGAGCGCCTATTTCAGCGCGCATATCGAGGCGCGCAAGAACAAGCCGACCGACGATCTCGACGATCTCATCTCCTACCTGATGAACGCCAGGGACAAGGAAGGCAACCCGCTCGAAGACTCGCACGTCCTGGGCTCGCTGCGCCTGCTTCTGATCGCCGGCATCGACACCACCTGGAGCGCGATCGGTTCCTCGCTCTGGCATCTTGCGAAGACACCGGCCGACCGCGAGCGGCTGCTCGCCGAGCCCGCACTGATTCCGACCGCGGTAGAGGAGCTGCTCCGCGCCTATTCGCCGGTGACGATGGCCCGCGAGGTGGTGAAGGAGACGACGATCTCGGGTTGCCCGGTCAAGGCGGGCAACATGGTGCTCCTCTCTTTCCCGGCCGCGAACCGCGACCCCAAGGTGTTTCCGGATGCTGACAAAGTCGTGATAGACCGCCGCGAAAATCGTCACGCCGCCTTCGGCCTCGGCATCCACCGCTGCGTCGGTTCCAACCTGGCGCGCATGGAGATGCAGGTTGCGCTGGAGGAATGGTTGAAGCGCATTCCAGACTTCGCGCTCGATCCGGCAGGCACCGTGACCTGGTCGCAGGGCACGGTACGAGGCCCGCGCCAGTTGCCATTTCTGCTGGGAAAGGCGATGTAG
- a CDS encoding TetR/AcrR family transcriptional regulator produces the protein MRSQLARKPENTYHHGDLRDALIKAALREAEHGGAEAISIKALAKQLGVSQPAPYRHFADREALLAAVTAEAFRQLSAILREAMTGTSKQSKLSRLAQVTLDFGLRRNGIYRLMFASRTVSCAAKGSELHEATRETFSLVIEALEAPAVGYLRERQALKIWAALHGVVMLAEQGLFTGEAAHATREELVEDFVKETKAALAAAIKDARRQKKADV, from the coding sequence ATGCGCTCCCAACTCGCTCGCAAGCCCGAGAACACCTACCATCATGGCGATCTCCGTGACGCACTGATCAAGGCCGCGCTGCGCGAGGCGGAGCACGGTGGCGCCGAGGCGATCAGCATCAAGGCGCTGGCCAAGCAACTCGGCGTCTCTCAGCCGGCGCCGTATCGGCACTTCGCCGACCGCGAGGCCCTGCTTGCAGCGGTGACGGCGGAGGCGTTCCGGCAGCTCAGCGCGATCCTGCGCGAGGCGATGACTGGTACGTCGAAGCAATCAAAGCTGTCGCGACTGGCGCAGGTCACCCTCGATTTCGGTCTGCGCCGCAATGGCATCTACCGTCTGATGTTCGCATCGCGCACCGTCTCATGCGCAGCCAAGGGCAGCGAGCTGCACGAGGCCACGCGCGAGACTTTTTCGCTCGTGATCGAAGCCCTCGAAGCGCCTGCCGTCGGCTATTTGCGCGAGCGGCAAGCGCTCAAGATCTGGGCGGCGTTGCACGGGGTGGTGATGCTGGCAGAGCAGGGCCTGTTCACCGGCGAGGCCGCCCATGCCACGCGCGAGGAACTGGTCGAGGATTTCGTCAAAGAGACCAAGGCCGCGCTCGCGGCGGCGATCAAGGACGCGCGCCGCCAGAAGAAGGCCGACGTCTAA
- a CDS encoding malate/lactate/ureidoglycolate dehydrogenase, which yields MADYRTIKAEPLTNAIRAIVKAGGSSDREAELVSSNLVEANLKGHDSHGVGMIPRYVQSVTNGGLAVNAHVKIVLDTGPLLTLDGLTGYGQVIGHEAMELAAERAKKNGVCLVGLSNSHHIGRIGHWAEQCIDHGLVSIHFVNVISRPIVAPWGGSDARHGTNPFCVGIPRAGKDPIVLDFATSRIAQGKTRVAHNKGVALEPGTIIDNEGKPTVDPRYTVIPPYGAILPFGEHKGSGLALVCEILGGALSGGQVVKGPSDGKYNVLNGMLSIVVDPAKLGTGENLAREVESFVAWHTGSPPASGVDKVKIAGEPERETKTKRLAEGIPVDPTTWQEIIEAGKKFGLDQAAIEKIAG from the coding sequence ATGGCCGACTATCGCACCATCAAGGCGGAGCCGCTCACCAACGCCATCCGCGCCATCGTCAAGGCCGGCGGCTCCTCGGACCGCGAGGCCGAGCTCGTGTCCAGCAATCTCGTCGAGGCCAATCTCAAAGGCCACGACTCCCACGGCGTCGGCATGATCCCGCGCTATGTCCAGAGCGTCACCAATGGCGGCCTCGCCGTGAACGCGCACGTCAAGATCGTGCTCGACACCGGTCCGCTCCTCACCCTCGACGGCCTCACCGGCTACGGCCAGGTGATCGGCCATGAAGCGATGGAGCTCGCGGCCGAACGCGCCAAGAAAAATGGCGTCTGCCTCGTCGGCCTTTCCAACTCGCACCATATCGGCCGCATCGGCCACTGGGCCGAGCAGTGCATCGACCACGGGCTGGTCTCGATCCACTTCGTCAACGTGATCTCTCGGCCGATCGTGGCGCCCTGGGGCGGCAGCGATGCGCGCCACGGCACCAACCCGTTCTGCGTCGGCATCCCGCGTGCAGGCAAGGACCCCATCGTGCTCGACTTCGCCACCAGCAGGATCGCGCAGGGCAAGACCCGCGTCGCCCACAACAAGGGCGTCGCGCTGGAGCCCGGCACCATCATCGACAATGAAGGCAAGCCGACGGTCGATCCGCGCTACACGGTGATCCCCCCGTACGGCGCCATCCTTCCCTTCGGCGAGCACAAGGGCTCGGGGCTTGCGCTGGTGTGCGAAATCCTCGGCGGCGCGCTCTCCGGCGGGCAAGTGGTCAAGGGCCCGTCCGACGGCAAGTACAACGTCCTCAACGGCATGCTCTCGATCGTCGTCGATCCCGCCAAGCTCGGCACCGGCGAGAACCTCGCGCGTGAAGTCGAGAGCTTCGTCGCCTGGCACACCGGCTCACCGCCCGCTTCCGGCGTCGACAAGGTCAAGATCGCCGGCGAGCCAGAGCGCGAGACCAAGACGAAGCGCCTCGCCGAAGGCATTCCGGTCGACCCGACCACCTGGCAGGAGATCATCGAGGCCGGGAAGAAGTTCGGGCTGGATCAGGCGGCGATCGAGAAGATCGCGGGCTGA
- a CDS encoding ferredoxin, with translation MTERLRVHVDPDKCQGHARCKALAPELFELDEYGNAHEAGDGIVPPGLEDKAWLAKSNCPEIAIDVTEE, from the coding sequence ATGACAGAGCGATTGAGGGTTCACGTCGATCCCGACAAATGCCAGGGCCACGCCCGCTGTAAGGCGCTCGCGCCCGAGCTGTTCGAACTCGACGAATACGGCAATGCGCACGAAGCCGGCGACGGCATTGTCCCGCCGGGCCTTGAAGACAAGGCCTGGCTCGCCAAATCCAATTGCCCGGAAATCGCAATCGACGTGACCGAGGAGTAG
- a CDS encoding tartrate dehydrogenase has product MSKKQYRIAVIPGDGIGKEVIPEGLRVMEAAAKKHGVALHFDHFDFSSWDYYEKHGQMMPDDWKEKIGKHDAIYFGAVGWPAKIPDHVSLWGSLIKFRREFDQYVNLRPVRLMPGVPSPLAGRKPGDIDFWVVRENTEGEYSSVGGRMFPDTDREFVTQQTVMTRTGVDRILKFAFELAQSRPKKHLTSATKSNGISITMPYWDERVEAMAKKFPGVKWDKYHIDILTANFVLHPDWFDVVVGSNLFGDILSDLGPACTGTIGIAPSGNINPEGDFPSVFEPVHGSAPDIAGQGIANPIGMIWSGAMMLEHLGQKEAGRSIVEAIERTLAERTLRTKDLGGNADTTACGKAVADMVD; this is encoded by the coding sequence ATGAGCAAGAAACAATACCGGATCGCGGTCATTCCCGGCGACGGCATCGGCAAGGAAGTCATTCCCGAGGGCCTGCGCGTCATGGAGGCCGCGGCGAAGAAGCACGGCGTCGCCCTGCATTTCGACCATTTCGATTTCTCGTCCTGGGACTATTACGAGAAGCACGGCCAGATGATGCCGGATGACTGGAAGGAGAAGATCGGCAAGCACGATGCGATCTATTTCGGCGCGGTCGGCTGGCCGGCCAAGATTCCGGACCACGTCTCGCTGTGGGGCTCGCTGATCAAGTTTCGTCGCGAGTTCGACCAATATGTGAATTTGCGCCCGGTGCGGCTGATGCCCGGCGTGCCGTCGCCGCTGGCGGGCCGCAAGCCCGGCGATATCGATTTCTGGGTGGTGCGCGAGAACACCGAAGGCGAATATTCCTCCGTCGGCGGCCGCATGTTCCCCGACACCGACCGCGAGTTCGTGACGCAGCAGACGGTGATGACCCGCACCGGTGTCGACCGCATCCTGAAGTTCGCCTTCGAGCTCGCACAGTCGCGGCCGAAGAAGCACCTGACCTCCGCGACCAAGTCCAACGGCATCTCCATCACCATGCCCTATTGGGACGAGCGCGTGGAGGCGATGGCCAAGAAGTTTCCCGGCGTGAAGTGGGACAAGTACCACATCGACATCCTGACCGCGAACTTCGTGCTGCATCCCGACTGGTTCGACGTCGTGGTCGGCTCCAACCTGTTCGGCGACATCCTGTCCGACCTCGGCCCGGCCTGCACCGGCACGATCGGCATCGCGCCGTCAGGCAACATCAATCCCGAAGGCGATTTCCCCTCGGTGTTCGAGCCGGTGCACGGCTCGGCGCCCGATATCGCCGGGCAGGGCATCGCCAACCCGATCGGCATGATCTGGTCGGGCGCGATGATGCTGGAGCATCTCGGCCAAAAGGAAGCCGGCCGTTCGATCGTGGAGGCGATCGAGCGCACGCTCGCCGAACGCACGCTGCGGACGAAGGACCTCGGCGGCAACGCCGACACGACGGCTTGCGGCAAGGCTGTTGCGGACATGGTGGATTGA
- a CDS encoding amidase yields the protein MSQDLIRETACTVVDKLRSGDVSPLELLDVLEKRVGEVDGKVNALPTLCFDRARDSAKALMRKPAGARGLLAGLPVPIKDLTDVAGVLNTQGSPIFKDNIPAKSDLMVENLEANGAVVYAKSNTPEFGAGANTFNEVFGATLNPWDTTKSAAGSSGGAAVALATGMAWLAQGSDMGGSLRSPAAFCGIVGMRPSIGRVAHTPKVAIDRNLGVQGPMARNVEDLALLLDAMSGDYADDPLSLPAPATSFLTSARSGKKPKRIAYSPDLGITPVDPEVKAITRKAAERFAEAGVIVEEAHPDWREAHECFHVLRAFDFAISKAELLRTKRDLLKPEVIWNIEEGLKLTVEQLARAEAQRVGMTARAVEFFKTYDLLLTPTTIVPPFPIEHRYVAECAGKRFDNYVEWLGIVYAITLACCPSLSLPCSFTTSGLPVGVQVVGAPRSDADVLAGAKVLEDILGLRSTTPIDPKVKN from the coding sequence TTGTCTCAAGACCTGATCCGCGAAACTGCATGCACCGTCGTCGACAAGCTGCGGTCTGGCGATGTCTCGCCGCTCGAGCTCCTGGATGTGCTGGAGAAGCGCGTCGGTGAAGTCGACGGCAAGGTCAATGCGCTGCCGACACTGTGTTTCGATCGCGCGCGGGACAGCGCCAAGGCCTTGATGCGCAAACCCGCCGGCGCGCGCGGGCTGCTCGCGGGCCTGCCGGTGCCGATCAAGGATCTGACCGACGTTGCGGGCGTCTTGAACACACAGGGCTCGCCGATCTTCAAAGACAACATCCCCGCCAAGTCCGACCTGATGGTCGAGAACCTCGAGGCCAATGGCGCGGTCGTCTACGCAAAATCCAACACGCCGGAATTCGGCGCCGGCGCCAACACCTTCAACGAGGTGTTCGGCGCAACGCTCAATCCCTGGGACACGACGAAATCCGCGGCAGGCTCCTCCGGCGGCGCCGCGGTGGCGCTGGCCACCGGCATGGCCTGGCTCGCGCAGGGCTCGGACATGGGCGGATCCTTGCGAAGCCCCGCAGCCTTCTGCGGCATCGTCGGCATGCGCCCGAGCATCGGCCGCGTCGCGCATACGCCGAAAGTAGCGATCGATCGCAATCTCGGCGTGCAGGGCCCGATGGCACGCAATGTCGAGGACCTCGCGCTGCTGCTCGATGCCATGAGCGGCGATTATGCCGACGATCCGCTGTCGCTGCCGGCGCCCGCGACCTCGTTCCTGACATCCGCACGGTCCGGCAAGAAACCGAAGCGCATCGCCTATTCACCTGACCTCGGCATCACCCCTGTCGATCCCGAGGTGAAGGCGATCACGCGGAAGGCTGCGGAACGTTTTGCCGAAGCCGGTGTCATCGTCGAGGAAGCGCATCCGGACTGGCGCGAGGCGCATGAGTGTTTCCACGTGCTGCGCGCCTTCGATTTCGCGATCAGCAAGGCGGAGCTGCTGCGCACCAAGCGCGACCTGCTCAAGCCCGAGGTGATCTGGAACATCGAGGAAGGCCTCAAGCTCACCGTGGAGCAGCTCGCGCGCGCCGAGGCCCAGCGCGTCGGCATGACCGCGCGGGCGGTCGAGTTCTTCAAGACCTATGATCTGCTGCTGACACCCACCACAATCGTGCCGCCCTTCCCGATCGAGCACCGCTATGTCGCCGAATGCGCCGGCAAGAGGTTCGACAATTACGTCGAATGGCTCGGCATCGTCTACGCCATCACACTGGCCTGCTGCCCCTCGCTGTCGCTGCCGTGCAGCTTCACGACGTCCGGCCTGCCGGTCGGCGTGCAGGTCGTCGGCGCACCGCGAAGCGACGCCGACGTGCTCGCGGGCGCGAAGGTGCTGGAGGATATATTGGGCCTGCGTAGCACGACGCCGATTGATCCGAAGGTGAAGAACTGA
- a CDS encoding SDR family oxidoreductase — protein MDLHLRGKRVLITGASKGIGAAAAEAFAEEGAHLLLAARSGDQLKALAGRLRSAHQIDAATSIVDLRKAEDVARLAEEAADIDVLVNNAGDIPGGSIDKIDEATWRHAWELKVFGYINLTRQIYAQMKAKGGGVIVNDIGAAGEKFDANYICGSAGNAALMAFTRALGGKSLADNIRVVGINPGPVGTDRHVTLLKTRAKHQFGDESRYKEFQKSLPLGRPAHAREIGDLMAFLASDRAGYTSGVIYTVDGGISAGWG, from the coding sequence ATGGATCTGCATCTGCGTGGCAAGCGCGTCCTGATCACGGGCGCGTCGAAGGGCATCGGCGCTGCCGCGGCCGAAGCATTTGCCGAGGAAGGCGCGCATCTCCTGCTCGCCGCCCGCAGCGGCGATCAGCTCAAGGCGCTGGCCGGGCGCTTACGCTCGGCGCACCAGATCGATGCCGCAACGAGCATCGTCGATCTGCGCAAGGCCGAGGACGTGGCGCGGCTGGCGGAAGAAGCCGCCGACATCGACGTGCTCGTCAACAATGCCGGCGACATCCCCGGCGGCTCGATCGACAAGATCGACGAGGCGACCTGGCGCCACGCCTGGGAATTGAAAGTGTTTGGCTATATCAACCTCACGCGGCAGATCTACGCGCAGATGAAGGCCAAAGGCGGCGGCGTCATCGTCAACGACATCGGGGCTGCCGGCGAGAAGTTCGACGCCAATTACATCTGCGGCAGCGCCGGCAATGCCGCGCTGATGGCCTTCACCCGCGCGCTCGGCGGCAAGAGCCTCGCCGACAACATCCGCGTGGTCGGCATCAATCCGGGGCCCGTCGGCACCGATCGCCACGTCACGCTACTGAAGACGCGGGCCAAGCACCAGTTCGGCGACGAGAGCCGCTACAAGGAATTCCAGAAGAGCCTGCCGCTCGGCCGCCCTGCGCATGCGCGCGAGATCGGCGACCTCATGGCGTTCCTGGCCTCGGACCGCGCGGGCTATACGTCGGGCGTGATCTATACGGTGGACGGCGGCATCAGCGCCGGGTGGGGTTAG
- a CDS encoding sulfite oxidase-like oxidoreductase, whose amino-acid sequence MADDNEPPDSKLTRTKEKWAREGRFLTGKITRPQEQRLPPGQHLTKDWPVLDLGVVPPVSRERWRLDVYGAIETPVFWTFAEFAAQKQARFTSDIHCVTTWSRYDNEWEGLATRELLAACQPREDARFVTLHCHDGYTTNLALEDFAAEDALLAHSWSGQPLTEEHGGPVRLVVPHLYFWKSAKWLQAIEFLTEDAPGFWEVRGYHNRGDPWAEQRYSDD is encoded by the coding sequence ATGGCTGACGACAACGAGCCGCCCGACAGCAAACTGACGCGCACCAAGGAGAAGTGGGCGCGCGAGGGCCGCTTTCTCACGGGGAAGATCACCCGGCCGCAGGAACAAAGACTGCCGCCCGGCCAGCACCTCACCAAGGACTGGCCCGTGCTCGATCTCGGGGTCGTGCCGCCGGTGTCGCGCGAGCGCTGGCGGCTCGACGTCTACGGTGCGATCGAGACTCCCGTGTTCTGGACCTTTGCGGAGTTCGCTGCGCAGAAGCAGGCCCGGTTCACCTCCGACATCCACTGCGTCACCACCTGGTCGCGCTACGACAACGAGTGGGAAGGGCTCGCCACGCGCGAGCTGCTCGCGGCCTGCCAGCCCCGCGAGGATGCACGCTTCGTCACACTGCATTGCCATGACGGCTACACCACCAACCTCGCGCTGGAAGACTTTGCCGCCGAGGACGCGCTGCTCGCCCATAGCTGGTCCGGCCAGCCGCTGACGGAGGAGCACGGCGGCCCCGTGCGTCTGGTCGTGCCGCATCTCTATTTCTGGAAGAGCGCCAAATGGCTCCAGGCCATCGAATTCCTGACCGAGGACGCGCCGGGCTTTTGGGAAGTCCGCGGCTATCATAACCGCGGTGATCCCTGGGCCGAACAGCGCTATTCAGACGATTAG
- a CDS encoding Zn-dependent hydrolase — protein sequence MSRAATNLQIDSARLWGSIHETAQFGATAKGGVRRLTLSNEDKQVRDWFRKACEDAGLEVHVDALGSQFGLRKGRDMSKPPVGIGSHLDTQPTGGKYDGILGTLGALEVIRTLNDAGIETEAPICVVNWTNEEGSRFAPAMMASAAYVGDFTTDDILSRKDAEGTTVGQALDSIGYRGDKPVGFQKLGCFVELHIEQGPILEAEGKTIGVVDSGQGVLWYDGRISGFESHAGSTPMPLRRDALATLSEIVLAMESIAKKHGPNAVGTIGEAVIANPSRNVIPGEIAFTMDCRSADGAIMDALDRDLRAAIAEIAARRKVEVKIDLVWRKPPTHFDPKLIAAVENAAKTLGYSSRRITSGAGHDACNLNTIMPAAMVFVPCKDGISHNELEDATQPDCAAGTNVLMHTVLAIAGLAS from the coding sequence ATGAGCCGAGCCGCCACCAATTTGCAAATCGATTCCGCCCGCCTCTGGGGGTCGATCCACGAGACCGCACAATTCGGTGCGACAGCCAAAGGCGGCGTGCGGCGGCTGACGCTGAGCAACGAAGACAAGCAGGTTCGCGACTGGTTCCGCAAAGCGTGCGAGGACGCCGGACTCGAGGTTCACGTCGACGCGCTCGGATCACAGTTCGGCCTGCGCAAGGGCCGCGACATGTCGAAGCCGCCCGTCGGCATCGGCTCGCATCTCGACACCCAGCCTACCGGCGGCAAGTATGACGGCATTTTGGGGACACTCGGCGCGCTGGAAGTGATCCGTACGTTGAACGATGCCGGCATCGAAACCGAGGCGCCGATCTGCGTGGTCAACTGGACCAACGAGGAAGGCTCGCGCTTCGCACCTGCGATGATGGCCTCCGCGGCTTACGTCGGCGACTTTACCACGGACGACATTTTGTCGCGCAAGGACGCCGAGGGCACGACGGTCGGCCAGGCGCTCGACAGCATCGGCTATCGCGGCGACAAGCCCGTCGGCTTCCAGAAGCTCGGCTGCTTCGTCGAGCTGCACATCGAGCAGGGACCGATTCTGGAGGCCGAAGGCAAGACCATCGGCGTGGTCGATTCCGGCCAGGGCGTGCTCTGGTACGATGGCAGGATTTCCGGCTTCGAGAGCCATGCCGGCTCGACGCCGATGCCGCTGCGGCGCGATGCGCTGGCGACGTTGTCGGAAATCGTGCTGGCGATGGAGTCCATCGCGAAGAAGCACGGGCCGAACGCGGTCGGCACCATCGGCGAAGCCGTCATCGCAAATCCTTCGCGCAACGTCATTCCCGGCGAGATCGCCTTCACCATGGATTGCCGCAGCGCCGATGGCGCCATCATGGACGCGCTCGATCGCGATCTGCGCGCAGCGATTGCGGAGATTGCCGCGCGCCGCAAGGTCGAGGTCAAGATCGACCTGGTCTGGCGCAAGCCGCCGACGCATTTCGACCCCAAGCTCATCGCGGCGGTCGAGAACGCGGCGAAGACGCTCGGCTATTCCTCTCGCCGCATCACCTCCGGCGCCGGCCATGACGCCTGCAACCTCAACACGATCATGCCGGCGGCAATGGTGTTCGTGCCCTGCAAGGACGGCATCAGCCACAACGAGCTGGAGGATGCCACGCAGCCGGATTGCGCCGCAGGCACCAACGTCCTCATGCATACCGTGCTGGCGATCGCCGGCCTCGCGTCCTGA